A stretch of the Thalassotalea euphylliae genome encodes the following:
- a CDS encoding CoA transferase subunit A, whose protein sequence is MAGFDKVVASYQEALADLTDNMTVIAGGFGLCGIPENLIAEIKRKGTKGLTVVSNNCGVDDFGLGILLPDRQIRKIIASYVGENAEFERQMMSGELEVELTPQGTLAEKMRAGGAGIPAFFTATGYGTPVAEGKEEREFNGRQYILEEAIKGDFAIVKAWKADRYGNLVFRKTARNFNPMAATAGKITVVEVEEIVEPGELDPDQIHTPGIYVDRLIQGSFEKRIEQRTVRSAHSTDS, encoded by the coding sequence ATGGCTGGATTTGATAAAGTCGTTGCTAGCTACCAAGAAGCGTTAGCTGATCTAACCGATAACATGACCGTAATTGCCGGTGGCTTTGGTCTTTGTGGTATTCCAGAAAATTTAATCGCAGAAATTAAACGCAAAGGCACCAAGGGCTTAACAGTCGTTTCAAACAACTGTGGGGTTGATGATTTTGGCTTAGGTATTTTATTACCCGATCGCCAAATTAGAAAAATTATCGCCTCATATGTAGGCGAGAACGCCGAGTTTGAACGACAAATGATGTCGGGCGAACTTGAAGTAGAGTTGACACCACAGGGGACCTTAGCAGAGAAAATGCGTGCTGGTGGTGCTGGCATTCCCGCCTTTTTTACCGCAACTGGCTATGGCACCCCCGTTGCAGAAGGCAAAGAAGAACGCGAGTTTAATGGTCGCCAGTATATTTTAGAAGAAGCCATTAAAGGGGATTTTGCCATCGTCAAAGCATGGAAGGCCGATCGCTATGGCAACTTGGTTTTCCGTAAAACCGCACGTAACTTTAACCCGATGGCTGCTACTGCCGGCAAAATCACGGTTGTTGAAGTAGAAGAAATTGTTGAGCCAGGTGAGCTCGACCCAGATCAGATCCACACCCCTGGGATTTACGTTGACCGCCTGATCCAAGGCAGTTTTGAAAAACGCATTGAGCAGCGCACTGTTCGCTCAGCTCACTCAACAGACTCATAA
- a CDS encoding acetyl/propionyl/methylcrotonyl-CoA carboxylase subunit alpha, whose product MFTKILIANRGEIACRIIKTARKMGIATVAVYSDADQNALHVNMADEAVYLGASPSKDSYLKADKVIAAALQTGAQAIHPGYGFLSENAEFCRQCANNNITFIGPPSEAIEAMGSKSAAKNIMEQAQVPLVPGYHGDNQSEAVLKQAADEMGYPVLLKATAGGGGKGMRQVWSSEEFSDGLAAAKREAAASFGDDTMLVEKYLTQPRHVEIQVFCDNLDKAVYLFERDCSVQRRHQKVIEEAPAPHMSEALREQMGQAAIQSAQAIGYRGAGTVEFLLDTHPETGEQAFYFMEMNTRLQVEHPVTEFISDQDLVEWQLRVAAGEPLPKQQNELAINGHAFEARIYAEDPANDFLPATGQLTFLQTPQESEHVRVDTGVLQGDEVSVYYDPMIAKLVVWDESREKALQRLSKALAEYRVNGVTTNIDFLYNLATCQPFVDAELDTGFIEKHQALIFHSDQKTLAQELPMAALYLLLKQADEAQQIANASTDPNSPWYQAIGWRLNQTNQVSLSLAHSTADSEQIYDITSVQQLSSNGDVVYQIQIGEALHHCQGQIDGNQLDFIIDGYRGNAQIAINDLADSNNKQISLFRPNGAFNFTQVLPDLGDNDHQTHAGGLSAPMNGTMVAVLVNAGDTVTKDQPLVIMEAMKMEHTVKAPADGTITDVFFSAGDMVDGGAELLSFEATAITNAENS is encoded by the coding sequence ATGTTTACCAAAATACTAATCGCCAATCGCGGTGAAATAGCCTGCCGCATCATTAAAACCGCCCGCAAAATGGGGATTGCGACCGTCGCCGTTTATTCAGATGCAGATCAAAACGCCTTACACGTTAATATGGCCGATGAAGCGGTTTATCTTGGTGCTTCACCATCAAAAGACAGTTACTTAAAAGCTGATAAGGTGATTGCTGCCGCATTGCAAACAGGCGCGCAAGCCATTCATCCCGGCTATGGCTTCCTCTCGGAAAATGCCGAGTTTTGTCGTCAGTGTGCCAACAATAATATTACTTTTATTGGCCCACCAAGCGAAGCCATTGAAGCCATGGGCTCAAAATCTGCCGCTAAAAACATTATGGAGCAAGCGCAGGTGCCGCTAGTGCCGGGTTATCACGGTGACAATCAATCAGAAGCAGTGCTCAAACAAGCGGCTGACGAAATGGGTTATCCAGTGCTGCTTAAAGCAACCGCTGGTGGCGGTGGTAAAGGTATGCGCCAAGTATGGTCGAGCGAAGAATTTAGCGATGGCCTCGCTGCCGCTAAACGCGAAGCTGCCGCGAGTTTCGGCGACGATACCATGCTGGTAGAAAAATACTTAACACAACCACGTCACGTTGAGATTCAGGTGTTCTGCGACAACTTGGACAAGGCCGTGTATCTGTTTGAACGCGATTGCTCGGTACAGCGTCGTCACCAAAAGGTGATCGAAGAAGCGCCGGCGCCACATATGAGCGAAGCATTGCGTGAGCAAATGGGACAAGCGGCGATACAGTCGGCACAAGCCATAGGTTATCGTGGTGCTGGCACAGTAGAATTTTTATTAGACACCCACCCAGAAACTGGTGAGCAAGCTTTCTACTTTATGGAGATGAATACTCGTCTTCAAGTTGAGCACCCAGTCACCGAATTTATCAGTGATCAAGACTTAGTCGAGTGGCAACTGCGTGTTGCCGCTGGCGAGCCATTGCCGAAGCAGCAAAATGAATTAGCCATCAATGGCCATGCCTTTGAAGCACGTATATACGCGGAAGACCCAGCCAACGACTTTTTGCCAGCAACTGGTCAGCTGACATTTTTACAAACACCTCAAGAAAGCGAACACGTTCGGGTTGATACGGGTGTGCTGCAAGGGGATGAAGTCAGTGTTTACTACGATCCAATGATTGCCAAACTGGTCGTGTGGGATGAATCTCGTGAAAAAGCACTGCAACGATTAAGCAAAGCGCTGGCGGAATACCGCGTTAACGGCGTGACCACGAACATCGACTTTCTGTATAACTTAGCAACTTGCCAACCTTTTGTGGATGCTGAGCTAGATACTGGCTTTATCGAAAAGCATCAGGCGCTTATTTTTCATAGCGACCAAAAAACGTTAGCGCAAGAGTTACCAATGGCTGCACTTTACCTGTTGCTCAAACAAGCAGATGAAGCACAGCAAATTGCCAATGCCAGCACAGATCCTAATTCCCCGTGGTATCAGGCGATTGGCTGGCGACTCAATCAAACTAACCAAGTATCACTGTCACTAGCGCATTCGACTGCGGACAGTGAGCAAATATACGACATTACCAGCGTGCAACAGCTGAGCAGCAACGGGGATGTTGTTTATCAAATCCAGATTGGCGAAGCGCTGCATCACTGCCAAGGGCAAATTGATGGCAACCAGTTAGATTTTATTATTGATGGCTATCGCGGCAATGCGCAGATTGCGATTAACGATTTAGCAGACTCCAACAACAAGCAAATTAGTCTATTCCGCCCTAACGGCGCATTCAACTTCACCCAAGTGCTACCTGATTTAGGTGACAACGATCACCAAACGCACGCTGGCGGTTTATCTGCGCCGATGAACGGCACTATGGTCGCGGTACTGGTCAACGCTGGTGATACTGTAACTAAAGATCAACCATTGGTGATCATGGAAGCCATGAAAATGGAGCATACCGTCAAAGCCCCTGCCGACGGCACCATCACCGATGTGTTCTTTAGCGCAGGCGATATGGTTGATGGTGGTGCAGAGCTACTGAGCTTTGAAGCCACTGCAATTACAAACGCGGAGAACAGCTAA
- a CDS encoding 3-oxoacid CoA-transferase subunit B translates to MALSREQIAMRVAQELKDGYYVNLGIGIPTLVANYVPQGMEVMLQSENGLLGMGQFPTEEELDADMINAGKQTVTAITGASIFDSAESFAMIRGGHVDLTVLGAFEVDINGNIASYMIPGKLIKGMGGAMDLVAGADNIIVTMTHASKHGESKLLPKCNLPLTGKGCIKKVLTDLAFLEIKDGKFHLLERAPGVSVAEIVKLTAGELVVPEQVPEMQF, encoded by the coding sequence ATGGCATTATCACGTGAACAAATTGCAATGCGCGTTGCGCAAGAGCTAAAAGACGGTTATTACGTTAATCTAGGTATTGGCATCCCAACATTAGTCGCCAACTATGTCCCACAGGGCATGGAAGTCATGTTGCAATCAGAAAATGGCTTACTCGGTATGGGGCAATTCCCCACCGAAGAAGAGTTAGACGCCGATATGATCAACGCCGGCAAACAAACGGTAACGGCAATAACAGGTGCGTCGATTTTTGACTCGGCGGAATCATTTGCCATGATTCGCGGTGGTCATGTTGATTTAACAGTTTTAGGCGCATTTGAAGTAGATATTAACGGTAATATTGCTTCTTATATGATCCCAGGTAAACTGATTAAAGGTATGGGTGGTGCGATGGATTTAGTCGCCGGCGCGGATAACATTATTGTCACCATGACCCATGCCTCAAAGCATGGTGAGTCAAAGTTACTGCCTAAATGCAATCTGCCGTTAACCGGCAAAGGTTGTATTAAAAAGGTACTAACAGATCTCGCCTTTTTAGAAATAAAAGACGGTAAGTTCCACTTGCTTGAACGCGCCCCCGGTGTTTCCGTAGCAGAAATCGTTAAACTCACCGCTGGTGAATTAGTGGTGCCTGAGCAAGTGCCTGAAATGCAGTTTTAG
- a CDS encoding enoyl-CoA hydratase/isomerase family protein, translated as MMNSVSSSATAGAVNTAATSANNPITDKVLFAVDSDGKGHGVATVTLNNPDKHNAFDDDIISQLTQVFKTIAAEESIRVMVLASTGKSFSAGADLSWMKRMASYNYEENLKDANALADMLYTLNFMPQMTIAQVQGAAFGGAVGLASCCDMVVANDKASFCLSEVKLGLIPATISPYVVSAIGLKASRRYFQTAERFSAEKALQLGLVDEITTSEQLSAQVQQVITTLLANGPDAVKQAKQLAMDVAGRPINDQLIQETSQRIAAIRVSPEGQEGLTAFFDKRPANWQSS; from the coding sequence ATGATGAACTCAGTAAGCTCTTCAGCGACAGCTGGTGCAGTGAACACAGCGGCAACTAGCGCTAATAATCCAATAACAGACAAGGTACTTTTTGCTGTCGACAGCGATGGTAAAGGCCATGGTGTTGCCACCGTCACCTTAAACAACCCAGACAAGCATAACGCCTTTGACGATGACATTATCAGTCAGCTTACCCAAGTATTTAAAACCATTGCCGCAGAAGAGTCGATTCGGGTCATGGTGTTGGCGTCAACCGGGAAAAGCTTTTCAGCAGGTGCAGATCTAAGTTGGATGAAACGCATGGCATCTTACAATTATGAAGAAAACCTCAAAGACGCCAATGCCCTTGCCGACATGCTCTATACCTTAAACTTTATGCCACAAATGACCATCGCCCAAGTACAAGGCGCAGCCTTTGGTGGCGCTGTAGGTTTGGCGAGCTGCTGCGATATGGTTGTAGCCAATGACAAGGCAAGCTTTTGTTTAAGCGAAGTGAAACTTGGCCTGATCCCCGCCACCATTAGCCCTTATGTGGTAAGTGCTATCGGCTTAAAAGCGAGTCGCCGCTATTTCCAAACCGCAGAGCGCTTTAGCGCAGAAAAAGCCCTACAACTAGGGCTAGTAGATGAAATAACAACGAGCGAACAGCTTAGCGCGCAAGTTCAACAAGTGATCACTACCCTGCTCGCCAATGGCCCTGATGCCGTTAAGCAAGCCAAACAACTGGCGATGGATGTCGCTGGCCGACCTATCAACGACCAGCTGATTCAAGAAACCAGTCAACGCATTGCCGCGATTCGAGTCTCACCTGAGGGACAAGAGGGATTAACCGCCTTTTTCGATAAACGACCTGCCAACTGGCAATCAAGTTAA
- a CDS encoding hydroxymethylglutaryl-CoA lyase: MAMPSAVKLVEVGPRDGLQNEAQLISAADKIALINQLTDAGLSYIEAGSFVSPKWVPQMATSTEVCQGIDKKAGVTYTALTPNLKGFEAALDAGVEEVAIFGAASEAFSQKNINCSISESLARFSPVVASAQAHGIKVRGYVSCVLGCPYEGEIAPEKVADVAKTLIEMGCYEVSLGDTIGVGTPASVKAMLTEVTKQVPIDKLAVHFHDTYGQALANIYCALQLGISVVDSSVGGLGGCPYAEGASGNVATEDVLYLLNGHGISTGVDLEKVIETSWFISDKLGRPPMSKVANALASQMSTS, from the coding sequence ATGGCGATGCCCTCAGCCGTAAAACTGGTCGAAGTTGGACCACGCGATGGCCTACAAAATGAAGCACAGCTCATTAGCGCTGCCGATAAAATTGCACTGATCAATCAGCTTACCGATGCTGGCCTAAGTTATATCGAAGCAGGCAGTTTTGTCTCCCCTAAATGGGTACCGCAAATGGCGACCTCAACTGAGGTCTGCCAAGGAATAGATAAAAAAGCAGGGGTCACATACACTGCCCTAACGCCAAATCTTAAAGGTTTTGAAGCTGCGCTTGATGCAGGCGTAGAAGAAGTCGCGATTTTTGGCGCAGCCTCAGAAGCTTTCAGTCAAAAAAATATTAACTGCTCTATTAGCGAAAGTTTAGCGCGCTTTTCCCCAGTGGTAGCCAGCGCACAGGCACATGGCATCAAGGTTCGAGGCTATGTGTCTTGTGTGCTTGGCTGCCCTTATGAGGGCGAGATTGCACCAGAAAAAGTGGCAGATGTCGCAAAAACCTTAATCGAAATGGGCTGCTACGAAGTCTCCCTTGGCGACACTATTGGTGTTGGCACACCTGCCAGTGTGAAAGCCATGTTAACGGAAGTCACTAAGCAGGTTCCCATCGACAAACTGGCCGTGCATTTTCATGATACTTATGGACAAGCACTCGCCAATATTTACTGCGCATTGCAACTGGGCATTAGTGTAGTAGACAGCTCTGTCGGTGGCCTAGGTGGCTGCCCTTATGCTGAAGGCGCTTCTGGTAATGTTGCCACAGAAGATGTGCTTTACCTGCTCAATGGCCATGGCATTAGCACAGGCGTTGATCTAGAAAAAGTTATTGAAACCAGTTGGTTTATCAGTGACAAACTGGGACGACCGCCGATGTCAAAAGTGGCCAATGCGTTAGCAAGCCAAATGAGCACAAGCTAA